A window from Vulcanimicrobium alpinum encodes these proteins:
- the purD gene encoding phosphoribosylamine--glycine ligase → MRILVVGGGAREDALSWRLAASPSCDALFHAPGNAGTASRGENWSDVAATDARTLVRRAQEARIDLVVLGPETAIAAGVGDKLRDAGIAVFGPNRGGGRLETSKVFAKRFMERHGIPSARFRVVHNLDQARRALEAWSGAAVVKADGLAAGKGVVVCDGAADALTVLTGWYTGNAIPGGGQDVVIEQRLAGREVSVFAIADGRAMVPIAAACDYKRAGDDDKGPNTGGMGAYSPPALFGDDLLDVVRERVVAPALRGLLAEGEEYRGVLYCGLMMTDDGPYVIEFNARFGDPETQVLVPRVNGDFARYLKSAADGALEIDAATWSDDACVGVVLATSRYPYENTPVRGLPAELGLAGDVVAFWGTSSREDDGTVTSPGGRVLTVAARGANVGVARAHAYAAIDGLKARFPSGTPLAYRSDIARLP, encoded by the coding sequence ATGAGAATCCTCGTCGTCGGCGGCGGCGCCCGCGAAGATGCGTTGTCGTGGCGGCTTGCCGCGTCGCCCTCGTGCGACGCGCTTTTCCACGCGCCGGGCAACGCCGGCACCGCGAGCCGCGGTGAAAACTGGAGCGACGTCGCCGCGACCGACGCGCGCACGCTCGTGCGCCGCGCACAAGAGGCGCGGATCGACCTCGTCGTGCTGGGACCGGAGACGGCGATCGCCGCTGGTGTCGGCGACAAACTGCGCGATGCGGGGATCGCGGTGTTCGGACCCAATCGCGGCGGCGGGCGCCTTGAAACGAGCAAGGTCTTCGCGAAGCGCTTCATGGAGCGCCACGGCATCCCGAGTGCGCGCTTTCGCGTCGTGCACAATCTCGATCAAGCGCGGCGCGCACTCGAGGCGTGGAGCGGCGCCGCGGTGGTGAAAGCCGACGGACTGGCCGCCGGCAAAGGCGTCGTCGTGTGCGATGGTGCGGCCGACGCGCTGACGGTGCTCACCGGCTGGTATACCGGGAACGCGATCCCCGGCGGCGGTCAGGACGTCGTGATCGAACAGCGGCTCGCGGGCCGAGAAGTCAGCGTGTTCGCGATCGCCGACGGGCGCGCGATGGTTCCGATCGCCGCGGCATGCGATTACAAACGCGCCGGCGACGACGACAAGGGGCCCAATACCGGCGGGATGGGCGCGTATTCGCCGCCGGCGCTCTTCGGCGACGACCTGCTCGACGTCGTGCGGGAACGCGTCGTCGCGCCGGCGTTGCGCGGGCTGCTCGCCGAGGGCGAAGAGTACCGCGGCGTGCTCTACTGCGGGCTGATGATGACCGACGACGGCCCCTACGTAATCGAGTTCAATGCCCGGTTTGGCGATCCCGAGACGCAAGTGCTCGTGCCGCGCGTCAACGGCGACTTCGCACGTTATCTGAAATCCGCCGCCGACGGCGCGCTCGAGATCGACGCCGCGACGTGGTCGGACGACGCGTGCGTCGGCGTCGTGCTGGCGACGTCGCGCTATCCGTACGAGAACACGCCGGTGCGCGGCCTTCCCGCCGAACTCGGTCTGGCAGGCGACGTCGTTGCATTCTGGGGGACGTCGTCGCGCGAGGACGACGGCACGGTGACGTCGCCGGGCGGCCGCGTCCTCACGGTTGCCGCGCGCGGCGCGAACGTCGGCGTCGCGCGCGCGCACGCGTATGCCGCAATCGACGGTCTGAAGGCGCGGTTTCCGAGCGGGACGCCGCTCGCGTACCGCTCCGACATCGCGCGCCTGCCGTAA
- a CDS encoding Bax inhibitor-1/YccA family protein has protein sequence MYQSRSQQPRGAYGYGPPAVSTPALLGQVLGITGVGFLLTALAAYLFAGISPGLGFAAFIGAFVLLFVMSAVRGNPRTALLVFYAFAFLEGIGLAPTIARYVSLIGPGQVAEAAATTGFGMLVLGGVAFVFSIDWRRFSGLAFGLLIALLIVGVISAFTHFLHPGVYAWLTLGVFTLITLVDFSRIRAGGDGATPVELAVSIYLDAINIFIALLQLFGLRSRDD, from the coding sequence ATGTACCAGTCACGTTCTCAGCAGCCTCGCGGCGCGTACGGTTACGGGCCGCCGGCGGTCAGCACGCCCGCGCTCCTCGGCCAAGTCCTCGGGATCACCGGGGTCGGCTTCCTGCTCACGGCGCTGGCCGCGTACCTCTTCGCGGGGATCTCGCCGGGGCTCGGCTTCGCCGCGTTCATCGGCGCGTTCGTCCTGCTTTTCGTGATGTCGGCGGTGCGCGGCAATCCGCGCACCGCGCTGCTCGTCTTCTACGCCTTCGCGTTCCTCGAGGGGATCGGGCTCGCGCCGACGATCGCACGCTACGTCAGCCTCATCGGCCCCGGACAGGTCGCCGAGGCCGCCGCGACCACCGGCTTCGGGATGCTGGTGCTGGGCGGCGTCGCGTTCGTGTTCTCGATCGACTGGCGGCGTTTCTCCGGGCTCGCGTTCGGGTTGCTGATCGCGCTCCTGATCGTCGGCGTGATTTCGGCGTTTACGCACTTCCTGCACCCGGGCGTCTACGCGTGGCTGACGCTGGGGGTGTTCACGCTGATCACGCTGGTCGACTTCAGTCGCATCCGCGCCGGCGGCGACGGCGCGACGCCGGTCGAATTGGCGGTCTCGATCTACCTCGACGCGATCAACATCTTCATCGCGCTCCTCCAGCTCTTCGGCTTGCGCTCGCGCGACGACTGA
- the purF gene encoding amidophosphoribosyltransferase: protein MARAYDEQAEQPAGDVLHEACGIAGVYAPGDDVARLVYFGLYALQHRGQESAGIAVGDGRAIDSHREMGLITGVFDEEILGRLRGDVAIGHTRYSTTGSSIVVNAQPFIEESDLGTFAFGHNGNLTNADDIAAMLPDDVRLTATSDSEILAKFIARAPGATWVEKIKAAMRVAEGAYSVVMCTRDTVFGFRDPWGVRPLCIGTYGDSGYMIASESCALATVGAHYLREIAAGEVVAIHARGIRTEHTEVVKPPSLCMFEYIYFARPDSVLSGRSIYMARYEMGRALARQHPADADVVMAIPDSAIPGGIGYAAESGLPYVEGLIKNRYIGRTFISPDQKMRSQGVRLKFNPVVENLRGQRVVVVDDSIVRGTTTPRIVSLLRDVGVREVHLRITSPPIVHPCYLGVDMASYAELIAANLSVEQICENVGADSLGYLSIENLVASTGRERRDFCLGCLNGRYPSVPAVSHGVQADMQPALKG, encoded by the coding sequence ATGGCGCGAGCCTACGACGAGCAAGCGGAACAGCCGGCCGGTGACGTCCTGCACGAAGCGTGCGGAATCGCCGGCGTCTACGCGCCGGGCGATGACGTCGCCCGGCTCGTCTATTTCGGCCTGTACGCCTTGCAGCACCGCGGCCAGGAGAGCGCCGGGATCGCGGTCGGCGACGGCCGCGCGATCGACAGCCATCGCGAGATGGGGCTCATCACGGGCGTCTTCGACGAGGAGATCCTCGGCCGGCTGCGCGGCGACGTCGCGATCGGGCACACGCGCTACTCGACCACCGGCAGTTCGATCGTCGTCAACGCGCAGCCGTTCATCGAAGAGTCCGATCTGGGCACGTTCGCGTTCGGGCACAACGGCAACCTGACCAACGCCGACGACATCGCGGCGATGCTCCCCGACGACGTGCGCCTCACCGCAACCTCCGACTCGGAGATTCTCGCGAAGTTCATCGCGCGCGCACCGGGCGCGACGTGGGTGGAGAAGATCAAGGCTGCGATGCGCGTCGCCGAAGGCGCGTACTCCGTCGTGATGTGCACGCGCGACACCGTCTTCGGGTTCCGCGATCCGTGGGGCGTGCGGCCGCTCTGCATCGGGACTTACGGCGATTCGGGGTACATGATCGCCTCGGAGTCGTGCGCGCTCGCGACCGTCGGCGCACACTATCTGCGCGAGATCGCCGCGGGCGAAGTCGTCGCGATCCACGCGCGCGGGATTCGCACCGAGCATACCGAGGTGGTGAAACCGCCGTCGCTGTGCATGTTCGAGTACATCTACTTCGCGCGGCCCGACTCGGTGCTCAGCGGACGGTCGATCTACATGGCGCGTTACGAGATGGGCCGAGCGCTCGCGCGCCAGCATCCCGCCGACGCCGACGTCGTGATGGCGATCCCCGACAGCGCGATCCCCGGCGGAATCGGCTACGCCGCCGAGAGCGGTCTGCCGTACGTCGAAGGGCTCATCAAGAACCGCTACATCGGGCGCACGTTCATCTCGCCCGATCAGAAGATGCGCAGTCAAGGCGTGCGTCTGAAATTCAATCCGGTCGTCGAGAACTTGCGCGGACAGCGCGTCGTCGTCGTCGACGACTCGATCGTGCGCGGCACGACGACGCCGCGCATCGTCTCGCTGCTGCGCGACGTCGGCGTGCGCGAAGTGCACCTGCGCATCACCTCGCCGCCGATCGTCCACCCGTGCTACCTCGGCGTCGACATGGCGTCGTACGCGGAACTGATCGCCGCCAACCTGAGCGTCGAGCAGATCTGCGAGAACGTCGGCGCGGATTCGCTCGGCTACTTGAGCATCGAGAATCTGGTGGCGTCGACGGGGCGCGAGCGTCGCGATTTCTGCCTAGGATGCCTGAACGGGCGCTATCCGAGCGTCCCGGCGGTCTCGCACGGCGTCCAAGCCGATATGCAGCCCGCCCTCAAGGGCTGA
- a CDS encoding muconolactone Delta-isomerase family protein translates to MRFLATSIIRAPERIAEIPQHYAAEAEQVSRLLGDGSMREIYFDAGAATAYVIVDAADAAAARAALATLPLVECGILDWSLATLQPLPELADYFAQRAIAPPAWWPAGSNPSAISP, encoded by the coding sequence ATGAGATTCCTCGCGACCTCGATCATCCGCGCGCCCGAGCGCATCGCCGAGATCCCGCAGCACTACGCCGCGGAGGCCGAACAGGTGTCGCGTCTGCTCGGAGACGGCAGCATGCGCGAGATCTACTTCGACGCCGGCGCCGCGACGGCGTACGTCATCGTCGATGCGGCCGACGCCGCCGCCGCGCGCGCAGCGCTGGCGACGCTGCCGCTCGTGGAGTGCGGCATTCTCGACTGGTCGCTCGCCACGCTGCAGCCGCTGCCCGAACTCGCCGACTACTTCGCGCAGCGCGCGATCGCGCCGCCGGCGTGGTGGCCGGCGGGATCGAACCCGTCTGCGATCAGCCCTTGA
- a CDS encoding ester cyclase: MIIAHRTPSTDPAAEALVDRALPFYAAFEAGGDGTIERAVSDDWNVVPTAPGAPPGLPGYLPALQMFREAFADCEVTIEDTFAAGDRVVVRCTMRATHRGPFLGVAATGKPIVLRTCDIHRIAPDGRIAESWHIEDFFGFLAQTGAFG, from the coding sequence ATGATCATCGCGCACCGCACGCCGTCGACCGATCCCGCCGCCGAGGCACTTGTCGACCGCGCCCTGCCGTTCTACGCCGCCTTCGAAGCCGGCGGGGACGGCACGATCGAACGCGCGGTGAGCGACGACTGGAACGTCGTTCCGACCGCGCCCGGCGCACCGCCCGGGCTGCCCGGATATCTGCCGGCACTGCAAATGTTTCGCGAGGCCTTCGCGGACTGCGAAGTGACGATCGAGGACACCTTCGCCGCCGGCGACCGCGTCGTCGTGCGCTGCACGATGCGCGCGACGCATCGCGGCCCGTTCCTCGGCGTCGCCGCGACCGGGAAACCGATCGTCCTGCGCACCTGCGACATCCACCGCATCGCCCCGGACGGACGCATCGCCGAGTCGTGGCACATCGAGGACTTCTTCGGCTTTCTCGCCCAGACGGGAGCGTTCGGATGA
- a CDS encoding EthD family reductase gives MTKRIITVVRRADVSPEEFRHIYLEHHAPIVARMPGLLRYKQNAVLAEVGHPDAEVSGIAEVWYADDAAFADAVEERVALAGEAA, from the coding sequence GTGACCAAACGGATCATCACCGTCGTCCGGCGTGCCGACGTCAGTCCCGAGGAATTCCGGCACATCTACCTCGAGCATCACGCGCCGATCGTCGCGCGGATGCCGGGGCTGCTGCGCTACAAGCAAAACGCGGTGCTCGCGGAGGTCGGGCACCCCGACGCCGAGGTCTCCGGCATCGCCGAGGTCTGGTACGCCGACGACGCCGCGTTCGCGGACGCGGTTGAAGAACGCGTGGCCCTGGCCGGAGAGGCGGCATGA
- a CDS encoding leucyl aminopeptidase has translation MQVHVSTEAAASIATGALVVPVFTGDALDGAAADVDRALDGAIAEVIANGEIAGKANETSLLHAKGTPFGRVLVVGLGDRAKFTASGLAKYAGTAVRYLGKRGVRQIAIALPGGVDAALAASFVAEGAHAGLIDTTLYRSEADRPVLTEAVTIVAGSYDRSALEAGALRGGTIGHAVNTARTLALTPANDMTPTHLANRAKELAADAGLEIDVLDEDRMRAKGMGSLLGVSRGSDEPATLSVMTYKGDPSSNEILALVGKGLTFDSGGISIKPAENMHEMKYDMSGGAGVIAAMWAIGKLRPKLNVIGLVPSSENLPGPRAMKPGDILRAMNGKTIEVINTDAEGRLILADALCYARELGATKIIDAATLTGACVVALGHAASGTMTNDKAFVERFLRVVEDCGERYWQLPLYPDFDTQIKSEIADLKNTGGRAGGAETAGAFLKAFADDVPWIHLDVAGTAYLDSESPYSAKGPTGTPVRAFVTIVEDLAKHGFSTNGVTANGVTAKETATSR, from the coding sequence ATGCAGGTTCACGTCTCGACCGAAGCTGCGGCGTCGATCGCGACCGGCGCGCTCGTCGTACCGGTCTTCACCGGCGACGCGCTCGACGGCGCCGCGGCCGACGTCGACCGCGCCCTCGACGGCGCGATCGCCGAGGTGATCGCAAACGGCGAGATCGCCGGCAAAGCGAACGAGACGTCGCTGCTGCACGCGAAAGGCACGCCGTTCGGGCGCGTGCTGGTCGTCGGCCTCGGCGACCGCGCGAAATTCACCGCCAGCGGTCTGGCGAAGTACGCGGGGACCGCGGTGCGGTACCTCGGCAAGCGCGGCGTCCGGCAGATCGCGATCGCGCTGCCGGGCGGCGTCGATGCGGCGCTCGCGGCGTCGTTCGTCGCTGAGGGTGCGCACGCCGGGCTGATCGACACGACGCTGTACCGCAGCGAAGCCGACCGTCCCGTTCTCACAGAGGCGGTCACGATCGTCGCCGGTTCTTACGATCGCTCCGCACTCGAAGCGGGCGCGCTGCGCGGCGGGACGATCGGCCACGCGGTGAACACGGCGCGTACGCTCGCGCTCACGCCGGCCAACGACATGACGCCGACCCACCTCGCCAACCGCGCGAAGGAACTCGCGGCCGACGCCGGCCTCGAGATCGACGTACTCGACGAAGACCGCATGCGCGCGAAGGGGATGGGCTCGCTGCTCGGCGTCTCGCGCGGTTCCGACGAACCGGCGACGCTCAGCGTGATGACCTACAAAGGCGATCCGTCGTCGAACGAGATCCTCGCGCTGGTCGGCAAAGGGCTGACGTTCGATTCCGGCGGCATCTCGATCAAGCCGGCCGAGAACATGCACGAGATGAAGTACGACATGTCCGGCGGTGCCGGCGTGATCGCGGCGATGTGGGCGATCGGGAAACTCCGTCCGAAGCTCAACGTGATCGGTCTCGTGCCGTCGTCGGAGAACCTGCCCGGACCGCGCGCGATGAAGCCGGGCGACATCCTGCGCGCGATGAACGGCAAGACGATCGAAGTCATCAACACCGACGCCGAAGGGCGGCTCATCCTCGCCGACGCGCTCTGCTACGCGCGAGAGCTCGGCGCGACCAAGATCATCGACGCCGCCACGCTCACCGGCGCATGCGTCGTCGCGCTCGGTCATGCGGCGAGCGGAACGATGACGAACGACAAGGCGTTCGTCGAGCGCTTCCTGCGCGTCGTCGAAGACTGCGGCGAGCGCTACTGGCAGCTCCCGCTCTATCCGGACTTCGACACGCAGATCAAGAGCGAGATCGCCGACCTGAAGAACACCGGCGGCCGCGCCGGCGGCGCGGAGACGGCCGGCGCATTTCTCAAGGCGTTCGCCGACGACGTCCCGTGGATCCACCTCGACGTCGCCGGCACCGCCTATCTGGACAGCGAGTCGCCGTATTCGGCGAAGGGCCCGACGGGAACGCCGGTCCGCGCGTTCGTCACCATCGTCGAAGATCTCGCCAAGCACGGCTTCTCGACGAACGGCGTCACCGCCAACGGCGTCACCGCAAAAGAAACCGCAACGTCGCGCTAA
- the purM gene encoding phosphoribosylformylglycinamidine cyclo-ligase: protein MTTNSSGDDAYARAGVNIDAGNLAVQKYRDVTSGWTHPDQLGSLGNFSGLFRLPGDATRALVGSADGVGTKILIAAAVKRYDTVGADLVNHCVNDILVTGAEPLFFLDYLAVGKLDPHVASLIVAGVHRACRENHCALLGGETAEMPGVYRPDHFDLAGTIVGMVELAAIPDPNRVQPGDAIVGLPAVGLHTNGYTLARALIPEDEYGAPFGMGTFADALLAPHPSYLQQVRAMRAVADVKSMAHITGGGLLENVPRTLPDHAAAVFEQTRWDVPPIMAELVRRGNLQHEECYRTLNMGVGYTLVIPITDVDAALAAAPGARVIGFVQPRRDGEPRVVVHPARTA from the coding sequence ATGACCACGAATTCTTCCGGAGACGACGCCTACGCCCGCGCCGGCGTGAACATCGATGCCGGCAACCTGGCCGTGCAGAAATACCGGGACGTGACGTCGGGTTGGACGCACCCCGACCAGCTCGGTTCCCTCGGAAACTTCAGCGGTCTTTTCCGCCTGCCGGGCGATGCGACACGGGCCTTGGTCGGTTCGGCCGACGGGGTGGGAACGAAGATTCTGATCGCGGCGGCGGTGAAACGCTACGACACCGTCGGTGCCGACCTCGTCAACCACTGCGTGAACGACATCCTCGTCACCGGCGCCGAGCCGCTGTTCTTCCTCGACTATCTGGCGGTCGGCAAGCTCGACCCGCACGTCGCGAGCCTCATCGTCGCCGGCGTGCATCGCGCGTGCCGCGAGAATCATTGCGCGCTGCTCGGCGGCGAGACGGCGGAGATGCCGGGCGTCTACCGTCCCGATCACTTCGATTTGGCCGGCACGATCGTGGGGATGGTTGAGCTCGCGGCGATCCCCGATCCGAACCGCGTGCAGCCGGGCGACGCGATCGTCGGCCTGCCGGCGGTGGGTCTGCACACCAACGGATACACGCTGGCGCGTGCGCTGATCCCCGAGGACGAGTACGGCGCGCCGTTCGGCATGGGGACGTTCGCCGACGCGCTGCTCGCGCCGCATCCCTCGTATCTGCAGCAGGTGCGCGCGATGCGCGCCGTCGCCGACGTGAAATCGATGGCGCACATCACCGGCGGCGGCCTGCTCGAGAACGTGCCGCGCACGCTCCCCGATCACGCCGCGGCGGTCTTCGAACAAACGCGCTGGGACGTGCCGCCGATCATGGCGGAACTGGTGCGGCGCGGGAATCTGCAGCACGAGGAATGCTATCGCACGCTCAACATGGGCGTCGGCTACACGCTCGTCATTCCGATCACCGACGTCGACGCTGCGCTTGCGGCGGCGCCGGGCGCTCGCGTCATCGGTTTCGTGCAGCCGCGACGCGACGGCGAGCCGCGCGTCGTCGTGCACCCCGCACGCACCGCGTAG